The following are encoded together in the Thunnus thynnus chromosome 15, fThuThy2.1, whole genome shotgun sequence genome:
- the LOC137198931 gene encoding gastrula zinc finger protein XlCGF57.1-like: MCSLQGLKVFVQQRLTAAVEEIFGHFEKTITEYEEEIHRRHRRLLDEVLKPDKKLRKAALPLDVRKVIVGEEEQQEWNFSLDQQDPEPPHIKEEQEELWTSQEGEQLQGLEEAEITQFTFTPVPVKTEDDEEKPQSSQLHQRQTEQMKTEADGEDGGGPEPPRNSDPDRHLQPDTDDKISNSSKTETEDSDEWKETSAPQSGLKSHMSCNTRKKSFSCSECGKKFCQKGHLIIHRRMHTGEKPFSCSVCGKKLVCKGSLRRHMRIHTGEKPFSCSVCGKSFTQSGLEYHLKTHTGEKPFSCSVCGKRFVCNGSLRKHKRIHTGEKSFSCSVCGKKFNQKVTLQLHMRIHTGEETFSCTECGKQFVFKRYLQRHMRIHTGEKPFSCSFCCFRFNKKANLKRHMRIHSRETI; this comes from the exons atgtgcagCCTTCAGGGTCTGAAGGTTTTCGTCCAGCAGCGGCTAACTGCGGCTGTGGAGGAGATATTTGgacattttgagaaaacaaTAACCGAGTATGAAGAGGAGATCCACCGCCGACACCGCAGGCTGCTGGACGAGGTTTTAAAACCCGATAAAAAGCTGCGAAAAGCAG ctTTACCTTTAGATGTGCGAAAAGTGATTGTTGGTGAAGAAGAGCAGCAGGAGTGGAACTTCAGTCTGGACCAGCAGGACCCAGAGCCCCCacacattaaagaggaacaggaggaactctGGACCAGtcaggagggagagcagcttCAAGGACTGGAAGAGGCTGAGATCACCCAGTTCACATTCACTCCTGTCCCTGTGAAGactgaagatgatgaagagaaacctcagtcctcacagcttcatcaaagacaaactgaacagatgaaaacagaagcTGATGGAGAGGACGGTGGAGGACCAGAACCACCCAGGAACTCAGATCCAGATAGACATTTACAACCAGATACTGATGACAAGATTTCAAACTCTTCAAAGACCGAGACCGAAGACAGTGATGAATGGAAGGAGACTAGTGCACCTCAGTCAGGTTTAAAGTCTCATATGAGTTGTAATACTAGAAAGAAATCATTTAGCTGCTCTGAGTGTGGTAAAAAATTTTGCCAAAAGGGACACCTGATCATACACCGAAGAAtgcacacaggagagaaaccttTCAGTTGCTCAGTTTGTGGTAAAAAATTAGTATGCAAGGGGTCTCTTAGGAGACATATGAgaattcacacaggagagaaaccttTCAGTTGCTCAGTTTGTGGTAAATCTTTTACTCAGTCAGGTCTGGAGTACCATCTGAAAactcacacaggagagaaaccctTTAGTTGCTCAGTTTGTGGTAAAAGATTTGTATGTAATGGGTCTCTTAGGAAACATAAGAGaattcacacaggagaaaaatCATTTAGTTGCTCAGTTTGTGGTAAAAAATTCAACCAGAAGGTGACTCTGCAGCTACACATGAGAATTCATACAGGAGAGGAGACGTTTAGTTGCACTGAATGTGGTAAACAATTTGTCTTCAAAAGATATCTGCAGAGACACATGAGAAtccacacaggagagaagccATTTAGCTGCTCCTTTTGTTGTTTTAGATTTAACAAAAAGGCAAATCTGAAGAGACACATGAGAATCCATTCAAGAGAAACCATTTAG